From Chryseobacterium gallinarum, one genomic window encodes:
- a CDS encoding endo-beta-N-acetylglucosaminidase H: protein MKKKSIFITLMALILQAGSLLNAQQLNPAGICYVEVNNNNILNAGAYKLQTSNSYLFNVVNIFAANINYDANRGRAYLYSNNNVTKVLTNADTYIKPLQQKGMKVVLTILGNHQGAGICNFPTREAARDFALQLANTVNTYGLDGIDFDDEYSEYGNNGTGQPNDSSFVMLVQELRALLPDKLISFYYYGPAASRLSWNGSRVGDYVNYSWNANYGTFSAPNVPPLTKAQISPAAVWLGNTSNSTTTSLASQTKTGGYGLYLWYDLKGTNQASQLSAGTQTLYGEQTVLSGSLQSWTQGTNCDAPIGLYTSNLTGTSAKLNWTAVGTSTYDIDYKPASSATWTSVATAVSGTSVTVSGLTVNTEYDWRIRTNCSVKSTYMFAPRFNSGSGTTIPTGSYALSLDGSTTSGAAGNINLSGSALSFEGWIKPSSFKSAFPYISSIMGTEVGDNNSAFLRLGDGNLANNKLQFVVSINNVQQKLASTTALSANTWYHVAATYDGATMKLYINGVLDASKAQAGNVNSNGAFNVGYLYNVSRNFNGKIDEVRVWKRALSQTEISQNMCGVSVPASTLAAYWKFNEGTGSSVQDTSGNGMSLTLTGTNASSWVTDVPCPAGTQKSAGMVESQKISGQITAKEQIKLYPNPVNTSSALGISVPEEYSKGKLTVYNFKGDVVVTKTLTAGNNQYDISGLSAGNYIVRFESQDGSLKQSEKLIIK, encoded by the coding sequence ATGAAAAAAAAATCAATTTTTATTACACTGATGGCGCTGATCCTCCAGGCCGGCTCTCTACTGAATGCACAACAGCTTAATCCCGCAGGAATATGCTATGTAGAAGTAAATAACAATAACATCCTTAACGCAGGGGCGTACAAACTGCAGACATCAAATAGCTATTTATTTAATGTTGTAAATATTTTTGCGGCTAATATTAATTATGATGCAAACCGTGGAAGGGCTTATTTGTATAGCAATAACAATGTGACCAAAGTATTGACCAATGCGGATACATACATCAAACCCCTTCAGCAAAAAGGAATGAAAGTAGTACTGACTATTCTGGGAAATCACCAGGGAGCCGGTATCTGCAATTTTCCTACCCGCGAGGCTGCCAGAGATTTTGCATTACAACTGGCCAACACTGTCAATACATACGGATTGGACGGGATCGATTTCGATGATGAATATTCGGAATATGGTAATAACGGAACCGGACAGCCTAATGACAGTTCTTTTGTAATGCTCGTCCAGGAGCTGAGAGCCCTTTTACCGGACAAGCTTATCTCATTTTATTACTATGGCCCCGCAGCTTCAAGACTATCCTGGAACGGAAGCAGAGTGGGAGACTATGTCAACTACAGCTGGAATGCCAACTATGGAACATTTTCCGCACCCAACGTTCCCCCTCTTACGAAAGCCCAGATTTCCCCAGCTGCGGTTTGGTTAGGAAACACTTCTAACTCAACGACAACCAGCCTTGCCAGTCAAACCAAAACCGGAGGATACGGATTATATCTTTGGTATGATTTAAAAGGAACCAATCAGGCATCGCAGCTTTCTGCAGGTACCCAGACACTGTACGGAGAACAAACCGTTTTAAGTGGTTCTTTACAATCATGGACACAGGGAACAAATTGCGATGCCCCTATCGGATTATATACAAGCAATCTTACAGGGACAAGTGCAAAACTGAACTGGACTGCCGTAGGAACCAGTACTTATGATATAGACTATAAGCCCGCTTCATCTGCTACCTGGACCAGCGTTGCTACTGCCGTAAGCGGAACCTCTGTAACGGTATCAGGATTAACGGTAAATACAGAATACGATTGGAGAATAAGAACCAATTGTAGTGTGAAAAGCACTTATATGTTTGCGCCAAGATTTAACAGCGGAAGCGGAACAACAATACCTACAGGTTCCTACGCCCTTTCTTTAGACGGAAGTACAACATCAGGAGCTGCCGGAAATATCAATTTAAGCGGTTCTGCATTATCTTTTGAAGGCTGGATAAAACCATCATCTTTCAAATCAGCATTCCCCTACATCTCTTCCATTATGGGTACAGAAGTAGGTGATAACAATTCCGCATTTTTACGATTAGGAGACGGGAACCTTGCCAACAATAAGCTTCAGTTTGTGGTAAGCATCAATAATGTACAGCAAAAACTGGCTTCCACTACAGCCTTGAGCGCCAATACATGGTACCACGTTGCAGCAACATACGATGGGGCTACCATGAAATTGTATATCAATGGAGTTTTGGATGCAAGCAAAGCCCAAGCAGGAAACGTTAATTCAAACGGAGCTTTCAATGTAGGATATTTATATAATGTTTCCCGGAACTTCAATGGTAAAATAGATGAGGTCCGGGTTTGGAAGCGGGCATTGAGCCAGACGGAAATCAGCCAGAATATGTGTGGAGTATCAGTTCCGGCGTCTACTCTTGCAGCCTACTGGAAATTTAATGAAGGAACAGGCTCATCAGTACAGGATACCTCAGGAAATGGAATGTCATTAACTTTAACAGGCACTAATGCTTCAAGCTGGGTAACAGATGTACCGTGTCCGGCCGGCACCCAGAAATCAGCCGGAATGGTTGAAAGCCAAAAAATATCAGGACAAATAACCGCTAAGGAGCAAATAAAACTCTATCCGAACCCGGTAAATACCTCTTCAGCACTTGGTATTTCTGTTCCTGAAGAATATAGTAAAGGAAAACTAACGGTTTATAATTTTAAGGGTGATGTTGTGGTAACAAAAACATTAACAGCAGGAAATAATCAGTATGATATATCCGGCCTTTCAGCAGGAAATTATATTGTCCGCTTTGAATCTCAGGATGGAAGCCTGAAGCAAAGTGAAAAATTAATAATAAAATAA
- a CDS encoding ROK family protein: MQNILGIDIGGSHITLAQVSAEKREIISSTYVREHVNSFDDRETIFSAWVSAIKKAAHDLNKDDLLIGIAMPGPFDYENGISLMQQGKFIDIYQINIKNELAGRLAISKDQIHFVNDAAAFMEGEVFGGCVQGFQKVFGVTLGTGLGTTFYNGELATDEDLWDSPFKKSICEDYLATRWFVNYYAELTGEQISGTKDLLDKPVEIQTRIFDEYADSFSEFIVKYVDHYKPEVLVIGGNIAKAYPYFEKRFTENLAKNNISLPVRISAIFEDAAILGAASYALKKVSTN; this comes from the coding sequence ATGCAAAATATACTAGGAATAGATATTGGAGGATCTCATATTACGCTGGCTCAGGTGAGCGCGGAAAAGCGTGAAATTATTTCTTCAACATATGTAAGAGAGCATGTCAATTCTTTTGACGATAGGGAAACTATCTTTTCAGCATGGGTTTCTGCCATTAAAAAAGCAGCCCATGATTTGAATAAAGATGATCTTTTAATAGGAATTGCAATGCCCGGACCTTTCGATTATGAAAATGGAATATCCCTGATGCAGCAAGGAAAATTTATCGATATCTACCAGATCAATATCAAAAACGAACTGGCCGGAAGATTGGCTATTTCTAAAGATCAGATTCATTTTGTAAATGATGCGGCAGCTTTTATGGAAGGCGAAGTTTTCGGAGGCTGTGTGCAAGGATTCCAAAAAGTTTTTGGAGTGACTCTTGGGACAGGACTGGGAACTACTTTTTATAATGGTGAACTGGCAACAGATGAAGATTTATGGGATTCACCTTTCAAAAAATCTATTTGTGAAGATTATCTGGCAACACGCTGGTTTGTTAATTACTACGCAGAATTAACGGGTGAACAAATTTCCGGAACCAAAGATCTGTTGGATAAACCTGTAGAAATACAAACCAGAATATTTGATGAATATGCAGACTCCTTCTCTGAGTTTATCGTGAAATACGTGGATCATTATAAGCCGGAAGTTTTAGTTATAGGAGGCAATATTGCAAAGGCTTATCCTTATTTTGAAAAAAGATTTACTGAAAATTTAGCAAAGAATAACATCAGTTTGCCAGTCAGGATTTCTGCTATTTTTGAAGATGCTGCCATTTTGGGCGCTGCCAGCTATGCATTAAAAAAAGTGTCAACAAACTAA